Proteins found in one Mytilus edulis chromosome 2, xbMytEdul2.2, whole genome shotgun sequence genomic segment:
- the LOC139511384 gene encoding uncharacterized oxidoreductase TM_0325-like, which yields MTNWKQKVIVITGASAGIGEGTALHFAKFGAKLFLTGRNSDNLQKTKDQCVQLGLPDENIGLVVGDITDKTVQSKILSGALEKYGKIDVLVNNAGMVHYLKTGDTSDEEYDEMFDTNVKAQFMLTKAAMEYIKQTKGNIVFVSSICGGRPMGELPVYCMSKAAIDMFTQCLALELAPFGVRVNSVNPGTIVSKIARRGERGYHSDEDYQKFLVAQAAKHPLGRVGVPEDVASAISFLASDEASFISGQILYVDGARHCISAGVTTSVKSNV from the exons ATGACGAACTGGAAACAAAAAGTCATAGTAATCACAG GTGCTAGTGCAGGCATTGGGGAAGGGACAGCGCTACACTTCGCTAAATTCGGGGCTAAACTATTTCTTACTGGTCGAAATAGCGATAATTTACAAAAGACAAAAGACCAATGTGTGCAGTTAGGGTTACCTGATGAAAAT ATTGGTTTGGTCGTCGGAGATATTACAGATAAAACTGTTCAGTCAAAAATATTATCTGGTGCTTTAGAGAAATACGGAAAAATAGATGTACTt GTTAATAATGCAGGAATGGTGCATTACCTGAAAACCGGTGATACATCAGATGAAGAGTATGATGAAATGTTTGACACAAATGTCAAGGCACAATTCATGCTAACTAAAGCCGCCATggaatatataaaacaaacaaaag GAAATATTGTATTTGTTTCAAGTATTTGTGGCGGTAGACCG ATGGGAGAGTTACCTGTGTATTGTATGAGTAAAGCAGCTATTGATATGTTTACACAATGTCTTGCCTTAG AATTGGCTCCATTTGGTGTCAGAGTAAACTCTGTAAA TCCAGGTACAATAGTGTCGAAGATAGCTAGACGTGGAGAAAGAGGATATCATTCTGATGAAGACTATCAAAAG TTCTTAGTTGCACAAGCAGCAAAACACCCTCTAGGAAGAGTAGGCGTACCAGAAGATGTGGCATCAGCAATTTCTTTCTTGGCTTCCGATGAAGCGTCGTTCATTTCTGGTCAGATTTTATATGTTGATGGCGCACGGCATTGTATATCTGCTGGAGTAACAACAAGTGTTAAATCAAACGTGTAA